From Astyanax mexicanus isolate ESR-SI-001 chromosome 13, AstMex3_surface, whole genome shotgun sequence, the proteins below share one genomic window:
- the plekhm2 gene encoding pleckstrin homology domain-containing family M member 2 isoform X1 — MDQLKVKDRILENISLSVKKLQSYFAACEDETPAIRNHDRVLQRLCEHLDHALLYGLQDISSGYWVLVLHFTRREAVRQIDELQHIATNLGRSRAWLYLALSESSLESYLRLFQENQALLQKYYFKNALVCSHDHLTLFLTLVSGLEFIRFDLELDVPYLDVAPYMPEYYKPQNLLDFEERLPSSDSLSLHSFTSLTSTNLEWDDSAIAPSSEDYDFGDIFPVLQSMPSADWEEGDLTDPVSGPRSSASDPQTVVSDSVVIRAAPPPVRSTSLSRSPTFRHNPFNEDSDTNTSADVTPVHTATRHDGTTGEDTESASTELEVIRMARRRKPGKKRRGKGSTDSASSGQNVASPEPTETDESLQIVCKTANSEDDPNGGSWSPLDGPEPNGAVRDPAQTSAVGGENEEAEALLRLPQMTDTSMDRVGQPLRDVVDRLNGDLDGNSWENREQDEEEGKDGVTVVNPAADPLQHQSFREDAGGEPPDPDCKVQPLAPSPKFLEAAAPPADFYCFTPHSPGPAAQSGSHHDFTGNGQSQAVSGGHEDEREGEAAAAAKQTASSLHLEGKGSIDAGEVIQQNGSVQSKAEDEADRSSPTENSHPAEFRVDNNHLLLLMIHVFRENEEQLFKMVRMSTGHMEGDLQPLYLLLTDCYMYLLRKGAAEKPYTVEEAVSYSELDYVSVGLDQQTVTLVCTNRRRQFLLDTADCSLTIWFLSVLKSAMINGYREPPYPAVLTDATMEKLALTKFVCQESHCEVSEVSIRLYSLVHWEDPMDASVVSPTSPSGSRISNSTKEGALLYRAGTSYLGKEVWKSCYLVLSNGVLYQYAERTDVTPLMSITMGGEHCGGCRRSNSTERQHAFQVIITARPPLELSAENEQDMADWMQLICQAVSKGVIPQGVAPTPCIPCCLVLTDKKLLTCHQDCQTSFFRSLGGADVSDVTAVCLEEDKEYCVLEFAADRAHFLPPWVLYFSGCGERDRLLEELDTVWTNVFQVCLPRKPVLDVSVQKKCREALELMTSAWQRSDSLHRGRSQREPWC, encoded by the exons TTACAGAGTTACTTTGCTGCTTGTGAAGATGAGACGCCGGCCATCAGGAATCATGACCGGGTTCTCCAGCGGCTATGTGAACACCTAGACCATGCTCTGCTATATGG ACTGCAGGATATCTCTTCAGGTTACTGGGTCCTAGTTTTACACTTTACACGGCGGGAGGCTGTCCGGCAGATAGACGAACTCCAGCACATAGCAACAAACCTGGGCAGAA GTCGAGCATGGCTGTACCTGGCACTTAGTGAAAGTTCTTTAGAAAGCTATCTTCGACTTTTCCAGGAAAATCAAGCACTTCTTCAAAAATATTATTTCAA AAATGCGTTGGTTTGCAGTCATGATCACCTCACGCTCTTCCTTACACTGGTTTCTGGGCTGGAGTTCATCCGTTTTGACCTTGAGCTG GATGTTCCATACCTGGATGTGGCACCTTACATGCCAGAGTACTACAAACCCCAGAATCTCTTGGACTTTGAGGAGAGGTTGCCCAGTTCTGATAGCTTGTCTCTCCACTCATTTACCTCCCTCACCTCCACTAACCTTGAATGGGACGACAGTGCCATTGCCCCATCAAGTGAAG ATTATGATTTCGGTGACATCTTCCCTGTGTTGCAGTCAATGCCAAGTGCAGACTGGGAAG AAGGTGACCTGACTGACCCGGTCAGTGGGCCTCGCTCCTCAGCGTCTGACCCCCAGACGGTGGTCAGTGACTCTGTGGTGATCAGGGCCGCACCTCCACCGGTCAGGAGCACATCCCTGTCCCGCAGCCCCACGTTTCGACACAACCCGTTTAACGAAGACTCGGACACGAACACGTCAGCCGACGTTACTCCTGTTCACACAGCCACTCGCCATGATGGGACCACTGGGGAAGACACGGAGAGTGCCAGCACAGAGCTGGAGGTCATCAG GATGGCCAGAAGAAGGAAGCCAGGTAAGAAGCGACGAGGAAAGGGATCAACAGACTCAGCAAGTAGTGGGCAGAACGTGGCTTCTCCTGAGCCAACAGAAACTGATGAATCCCTTCAGATAGTGTGTAAAACAGCAAATTCAGAGGATGATCCAAATGGAGGCAGCTGGAGCCCCCTGGATGGACCAGAGCCCAATGGTGCGGTACGTGACCCAGCTCAAACAAGTGCAGTAGGTGGTGAGAACGAGGAAGCTGAGGCCTTGCTGCGACTTCCACAAATGACAGACACTTCCATGGACCGCGTGGGCCAGCCGCTCCGAGATGTAGTGGACAGGTTGAATGGAGATCTGGATGGAAACAGCTGGGAGAATCGAGAACAGGATGAAGAAGAGGGAAAGGATGGTGTGACTGTAGTTAACCCTGCTGCAGATCCTCTTCAGCATCAGTCCTTTCGCGAAGATGCAGGAGGTGAACCTCCAGACCCAGATTGCAAGGTGCAGCCTTTGGCCCCGAGCCCTAAGTTCCTGGAGGCCGCGGCACCTCCTGCGGACTTCTACTGCTTTACCCCCCACAGTCCAGGGCCTGCTGCCCAGAGTGGTAGCCACCATGACTTTACAGGGAATGGCCAGTCGCAGGCTGTATCTGGTGGCCATGAagatgagagagaaggagaagcagcagcagcagcaaagcaGACTGCCTCCTCCCTCCACCTAGAGGGGAAAGGCAGTATAGATGCTGGGGAGGTGATTCAGCAGAATGGATCTGTTCAGAGTAAAGCTGAAGATGAGGCAGATAGATCCAGTCCAACGGAGAATTCCCATCCAGCAGAGTTTAG gGTTGATAACAATCACCTGCTACTTCTCATGATCCATGTATTCAGGGAGAATGAAGAGCAGCTCTTTAAG ATGGTGAGGATGAGCACAGGCCACATGGAGGGTGATCTGCAGCCACTCTATCTGCTGCTGACAGACTGTTATATGTATCTGTTGCGGAAAG gGGCAGCGGAAAAGCCATACACTGTAGAGGAAGCTGTGTCATACAGTGAGCTGGATTATGTATCT GTGGGTTTGGACCAGCAGACAGTGACTCTGGTGTGCACCAACAGAAGAAGACAGTTCCTGCTGGATACTGCAGATTGCTCGCTCACTAT CTGGTTTCTCAGTGTGCTGAAATCAGCCATGATAAATGGCTACAGGGAGCCGCCTTACCCTGCTGTTCTGACTGATGCCACTATGGAGAAGCTGGCCCTCACTAAGTTTGTGTGTCAGGAGTCCCACTGTGAG GTATCCGAGGTCAGTATTCGTCTGTATTCCCTGGTTCACTGGGAGGACCCCATGGATGCGTCAGTGGTCTCTCCCACCTCTCCGTCAGGCTCAAGAATTTCAAACAGCACTAAGGAAGGTGCCCTTCTGTATCGAGCAGGAACTTCATACTTGGGGAAGGAGGTGTGGAAGAGCTGTTACCTTGTGCTCAG TAATGGTGTCCTCTACCAGTACGCTGAGAGAACTGATGTTACTCCATTGATGTCTATTACTAtggg ggGTGAGCACTGTGGAGGCTGCAGGCGCTCAAATAGCACAGAGAGGCAGCACGCGTTTCAGGTGATTATAACAGCGCGCCCCCCTCTGGAGCTGAGTGCTGAGAATGAGCAGGACATGGCAGATTGGATGCAGCTTATCTGTCAAGCTGTGTCGAAGGGG GTGATTCCACAGGGAGTAGCACCCACGCCTTGTATCCCATGCTGCCTTGTTCTCACCGACAAGAAACTCTTGACATGTCATCAGGATTGCCAGACCAGTTTTTTCCGTTCGCTTGGCGGCGCTGATGTCAGTGACGTCACAGCGGTTTGCCTTGAGGAGGATAAGGAATATTGTGTCCTT GAGTTTGCAGCTGACCGGGCTCATTTCCTCCCCCCTTGGGTCCTGTATTTTAGTGGTTGTGGGGAGAGGGATCGGCTCTTGGAGGAACTTGATACTGTGTGGACAAATGTTTTCCAG GTGTGTCTACCTCGTAAGCCTGTGTTGGACGTGTCTGTACAGAAGAAGTGCAGGGAGGCTCTAGAGCTGATGACGAGTGCCTGGCAGAGGAGTGACAGCTTACACAGAGGCAGGTCCCAGAGAGAGCCCTGGTGCTGA
- the plekhm2 gene encoding pleckstrin homology domain-containing family M member 2 isoform X3, translating into MDQLKVKDRILENISLSVKKLQSYFAACEDETPAIRNHDRVLQRLCEHLDHALLYGLQDISSGYWVLVLHFTRREAVRQIDELQHIATNLGRSRAWLYLALSESSLESYLRLFQENQALLQKYYFKNALVCSHDHLTLFLTLVSGLEFIRFDLELDVPYLDVAPYMPEYYKPQNLLDFEERLPSSDSLSLHSFTSLTSTNLEWDDSAIAPSSEEGDLTDPVSGPRSSASDPQTVVSDSVVIRAAPPPVRSTSLSRSPTFRHNPFNEDSDTNTSADVTPVHTATRHDGTTGEDTESASTELEVIRMARRRKPGKKRRGKGSTDSASSGQNVASPEPTETDESLQIVCKTANSEDDPNGGSWSPLDGPEPNGAVRDPAQTSAVGGENEEAEALLRLPQMTDTSMDRVGQPLRDVVDRLNGDLDGNSWENREQDEEEGKDGVTVVNPAADPLQHQSFREDAGGEPPDPDCKVQPLAPSPKFLEAAAPPADFYCFTPHSPGPAAQSGSHHDFTGNGQSQAVSGGHEDEREGEAAAAAKQTASSLHLEGKGSIDAGEVIQQNGSVQSKAEDEADRSSPTENSHPAEFRVDNNHLLLLMIHVFRENEEQLFKMVRMSTGHMEGDLQPLYLLLTDCYMYLLRKGAAEKPYTVEEAVSYSELDYVSVGLDQQTVTLVCTNRRRQFLLDTADCSLTIWFLSVLKSAMINGYREPPYPAVLTDATMEKLALTKFVCQESHCEVSEVSIRLYSLVHWEDPMDASVVSPTSPSGSRISNSTKEGALLYRAGTSYLGKEVWKSCYLVLSNGVLYQYAERTDVTPLMSITMGGEHCGGCRRSNSTERQHAFQVIITARPPLELSAENEQDMADWMQLICQAVSKGVIPQGVAPTPCIPCCLVLTDKKLLTCHQDCQTSFFRSLGGADVSDVTAVCLEEDKEYCVLEFAADRAHFLPPWVLYFSGCGERDRLLEELDTVWTNVFQVCLPRKPVLDVSVQKKCREALELMTSAWQRSDSLHRGRSQREPWC; encoded by the exons TTACAGAGTTACTTTGCTGCTTGTGAAGATGAGACGCCGGCCATCAGGAATCATGACCGGGTTCTCCAGCGGCTATGTGAACACCTAGACCATGCTCTGCTATATGG ACTGCAGGATATCTCTTCAGGTTACTGGGTCCTAGTTTTACACTTTACACGGCGGGAGGCTGTCCGGCAGATAGACGAACTCCAGCACATAGCAACAAACCTGGGCAGAA GTCGAGCATGGCTGTACCTGGCACTTAGTGAAAGTTCTTTAGAAAGCTATCTTCGACTTTTCCAGGAAAATCAAGCACTTCTTCAAAAATATTATTTCAA AAATGCGTTGGTTTGCAGTCATGATCACCTCACGCTCTTCCTTACACTGGTTTCTGGGCTGGAGTTCATCCGTTTTGACCTTGAGCTG GATGTTCCATACCTGGATGTGGCACCTTACATGCCAGAGTACTACAAACCCCAGAATCTCTTGGACTTTGAGGAGAGGTTGCCCAGTTCTGATAGCTTGTCTCTCCACTCATTTACCTCCCTCACCTCCACTAACCTTGAATGGGACGACAGTGCCATTGCCCCATCAAGTGAAG AAGGTGACCTGACTGACCCGGTCAGTGGGCCTCGCTCCTCAGCGTCTGACCCCCAGACGGTGGTCAGTGACTCTGTGGTGATCAGGGCCGCACCTCCACCGGTCAGGAGCACATCCCTGTCCCGCAGCCCCACGTTTCGACACAACCCGTTTAACGAAGACTCGGACACGAACACGTCAGCCGACGTTACTCCTGTTCACACAGCCACTCGCCATGATGGGACCACTGGGGAAGACACGGAGAGTGCCAGCACAGAGCTGGAGGTCATCAG GATGGCCAGAAGAAGGAAGCCAGGTAAGAAGCGACGAGGAAAGGGATCAACAGACTCAGCAAGTAGTGGGCAGAACGTGGCTTCTCCTGAGCCAACAGAAACTGATGAATCCCTTCAGATAGTGTGTAAAACAGCAAATTCAGAGGATGATCCAAATGGAGGCAGCTGGAGCCCCCTGGATGGACCAGAGCCCAATGGTGCGGTACGTGACCCAGCTCAAACAAGTGCAGTAGGTGGTGAGAACGAGGAAGCTGAGGCCTTGCTGCGACTTCCACAAATGACAGACACTTCCATGGACCGCGTGGGCCAGCCGCTCCGAGATGTAGTGGACAGGTTGAATGGAGATCTGGATGGAAACAGCTGGGAGAATCGAGAACAGGATGAAGAAGAGGGAAAGGATGGTGTGACTGTAGTTAACCCTGCTGCAGATCCTCTTCAGCATCAGTCCTTTCGCGAAGATGCAGGAGGTGAACCTCCAGACCCAGATTGCAAGGTGCAGCCTTTGGCCCCGAGCCCTAAGTTCCTGGAGGCCGCGGCACCTCCTGCGGACTTCTACTGCTTTACCCCCCACAGTCCAGGGCCTGCTGCCCAGAGTGGTAGCCACCATGACTTTACAGGGAATGGCCAGTCGCAGGCTGTATCTGGTGGCCATGAagatgagagagaaggagaagcagcagcagcagcaaagcaGACTGCCTCCTCCCTCCACCTAGAGGGGAAAGGCAGTATAGATGCTGGGGAGGTGATTCAGCAGAATGGATCTGTTCAGAGTAAAGCTGAAGATGAGGCAGATAGATCCAGTCCAACGGAGAATTCCCATCCAGCAGAGTTTAG gGTTGATAACAATCACCTGCTACTTCTCATGATCCATGTATTCAGGGAGAATGAAGAGCAGCTCTTTAAG ATGGTGAGGATGAGCACAGGCCACATGGAGGGTGATCTGCAGCCACTCTATCTGCTGCTGACAGACTGTTATATGTATCTGTTGCGGAAAG gGGCAGCGGAAAAGCCATACACTGTAGAGGAAGCTGTGTCATACAGTGAGCTGGATTATGTATCT GTGGGTTTGGACCAGCAGACAGTGACTCTGGTGTGCACCAACAGAAGAAGACAGTTCCTGCTGGATACTGCAGATTGCTCGCTCACTAT CTGGTTTCTCAGTGTGCTGAAATCAGCCATGATAAATGGCTACAGGGAGCCGCCTTACCCTGCTGTTCTGACTGATGCCACTATGGAGAAGCTGGCCCTCACTAAGTTTGTGTGTCAGGAGTCCCACTGTGAG GTATCCGAGGTCAGTATTCGTCTGTATTCCCTGGTTCACTGGGAGGACCCCATGGATGCGTCAGTGGTCTCTCCCACCTCTCCGTCAGGCTCAAGAATTTCAAACAGCACTAAGGAAGGTGCCCTTCTGTATCGAGCAGGAACTTCATACTTGGGGAAGGAGGTGTGGAAGAGCTGTTACCTTGTGCTCAG TAATGGTGTCCTCTACCAGTACGCTGAGAGAACTGATGTTACTCCATTGATGTCTATTACTAtggg ggGTGAGCACTGTGGAGGCTGCAGGCGCTCAAATAGCACAGAGAGGCAGCACGCGTTTCAGGTGATTATAACAGCGCGCCCCCCTCTGGAGCTGAGTGCTGAGAATGAGCAGGACATGGCAGATTGGATGCAGCTTATCTGTCAAGCTGTGTCGAAGGGG GTGATTCCACAGGGAGTAGCACCCACGCCTTGTATCCCATGCTGCCTTGTTCTCACCGACAAGAAACTCTTGACATGTCATCAGGATTGCCAGACCAGTTTTTTCCGTTCGCTTGGCGGCGCTGATGTCAGTGACGTCACAGCGGTTTGCCTTGAGGAGGATAAGGAATATTGTGTCCTT GAGTTTGCAGCTGACCGGGCTCATTTCCTCCCCCCTTGGGTCCTGTATTTTAGTGGTTGTGGGGAGAGGGATCGGCTCTTGGAGGAACTTGATACTGTGTGGACAAATGTTTTCCAG GTGTGTCTACCTCGTAAGCCTGTGTTGGACGTGTCTGTACAGAAGAAGTGCAGGGAGGCTCTAGAGCTGATGACGAGTGCCTGGCAGAGGAGTGACAGCTTACACAGAGGCAGGTCCCAGAGAGAGCCCTGGTGCTGA
- the plekhm2 gene encoding pleckstrin homology domain-containing family M member 2 isoform X2 codes for MDQLKVKDRILENISLSVKKLQSYFAACEDETPAIRNHDRVLQRLCEHLDHALLYGLQDISSGYWVLVLHFTRREAVRQIDELQHIATNLGRSRAWLYLALSESSLESYLRLFQENQALLQKYYFKNALVCSHDHLTLFLTLVSGLEFIRFDLELDVPYLDVAPYMPEYYKPQNLLDFEERLPSSDSLSLHSFTSLTSTNLEWDDSAIAPSSEDYDFGDIFPVLQSMPSADWEGDLTDPVSGPRSSASDPQTVVSDSVVIRAAPPPVRSTSLSRSPTFRHNPFNEDSDTNTSADVTPVHTATRHDGTTGEDTESASTELEVIRMARRRKPGKKRRGKGSTDSASSGQNVASPEPTETDESLQIVCKTANSEDDPNGGSWSPLDGPEPNGAVRDPAQTSAVGGENEEAEALLRLPQMTDTSMDRVGQPLRDVVDRLNGDLDGNSWENREQDEEEGKDGVTVVNPAADPLQHQSFREDAGGEPPDPDCKVQPLAPSPKFLEAAAPPADFYCFTPHSPGPAAQSGSHHDFTGNGQSQAVSGGHEDEREGEAAAAAKQTASSLHLEGKGSIDAGEVIQQNGSVQSKAEDEADRSSPTENSHPAEFRVDNNHLLLLMIHVFRENEEQLFKMVRMSTGHMEGDLQPLYLLLTDCYMYLLRKGAAEKPYTVEEAVSYSELDYVSVGLDQQTVTLVCTNRRRQFLLDTADCSLTIWFLSVLKSAMINGYREPPYPAVLTDATMEKLALTKFVCQESHCEVSEVSIRLYSLVHWEDPMDASVVSPTSPSGSRISNSTKEGALLYRAGTSYLGKEVWKSCYLVLSNGVLYQYAERTDVTPLMSITMGGEHCGGCRRSNSTERQHAFQVIITARPPLELSAENEQDMADWMQLICQAVSKGVIPQGVAPTPCIPCCLVLTDKKLLTCHQDCQTSFFRSLGGADVSDVTAVCLEEDKEYCVLEFAADRAHFLPPWVLYFSGCGERDRLLEELDTVWTNVFQVCLPRKPVLDVSVQKKCREALELMTSAWQRSDSLHRGRSQREPWC; via the exons TTACAGAGTTACTTTGCTGCTTGTGAAGATGAGACGCCGGCCATCAGGAATCATGACCGGGTTCTCCAGCGGCTATGTGAACACCTAGACCATGCTCTGCTATATGG ACTGCAGGATATCTCTTCAGGTTACTGGGTCCTAGTTTTACACTTTACACGGCGGGAGGCTGTCCGGCAGATAGACGAACTCCAGCACATAGCAACAAACCTGGGCAGAA GTCGAGCATGGCTGTACCTGGCACTTAGTGAAAGTTCTTTAGAAAGCTATCTTCGACTTTTCCAGGAAAATCAAGCACTTCTTCAAAAATATTATTTCAA AAATGCGTTGGTTTGCAGTCATGATCACCTCACGCTCTTCCTTACACTGGTTTCTGGGCTGGAGTTCATCCGTTTTGACCTTGAGCTG GATGTTCCATACCTGGATGTGGCACCTTACATGCCAGAGTACTACAAACCCCAGAATCTCTTGGACTTTGAGGAGAGGTTGCCCAGTTCTGATAGCTTGTCTCTCCACTCATTTACCTCCCTCACCTCCACTAACCTTGAATGGGACGACAGTGCCATTGCCCCATCAAGTGAAG ATTATGATTTCGGTGACATCTTCCCTGTGTTGCAGTCAATGCCAAGTGCAGACTGGGAAG GTGACCTGACTGACCCGGTCAGTGGGCCTCGCTCCTCAGCGTCTGACCCCCAGACGGTGGTCAGTGACTCTGTGGTGATCAGGGCCGCACCTCCACCGGTCAGGAGCACATCCCTGTCCCGCAGCCCCACGTTTCGACACAACCCGTTTAACGAAGACTCGGACACGAACACGTCAGCCGACGTTACTCCTGTTCACACAGCCACTCGCCATGATGGGACCACTGGGGAAGACACGGAGAGTGCCAGCACAGAGCTGGAGGTCATCAG GATGGCCAGAAGAAGGAAGCCAGGTAAGAAGCGACGAGGAAAGGGATCAACAGACTCAGCAAGTAGTGGGCAGAACGTGGCTTCTCCTGAGCCAACAGAAACTGATGAATCCCTTCAGATAGTGTGTAAAACAGCAAATTCAGAGGATGATCCAAATGGAGGCAGCTGGAGCCCCCTGGATGGACCAGAGCCCAATGGTGCGGTACGTGACCCAGCTCAAACAAGTGCAGTAGGTGGTGAGAACGAGGAAGCTGAGGCCTTGCTGCGACTTCCACAAATGACAGACACTTCCATGGACCGCGTGGGCCAGCCGCTCCGAGATGTAGTGGACAGGTTGAATGGAGATCTGGATGGAAACAGCTGGGAGAATCGAGAACAGGATGAAGAAGAGGGAAAGGATGGTGTGACTGTAGTTAACCCTGCTGCAGATCCTCTTCAGCATCAGTCCTTTCGCGAAGATGCAGGAGGTGAACCTCCAGACCCAGATTGCAAGGTGCAGCCTTTGGCCCCGAGCCCTAAGTTCCTGGAGGCCGCGGCACCTCCTGCGGACTTCTACTGCTTTACCCCCCACAGTCCAGGGCCTGCTGCCCAGAGTGGTAGCCACCATGACTTTACAGGGAATGGCCAGTCGCAGGCTGTATCTGGTGGCCATGAagatgagagagaaggagaagcagcagcagcagcaaagcaGACTGCCTCCTCCCTCCACCTAGAGGGGAAAGGCAGTATAGATGCTGGGGAGGTGATTCAGCAGAATGGATCTGTTCAGAGTAAAGCTGAAGATGAGGCAGATAGATCCAGTCCAACGGAGAATTCCCATCCAGCAGAGTTTAG gGTTGATAACAATCACCTGCTACTTCTCATGATCCATGTATTCAGGGAGAATGAAGAGCAGCTCTTTAAG ATGGTGAGGATGAGCACAGGCCACATGGAGGGTGATCTGCAGCCACTCTATCTGCTGCTGACAGACTGTTATATGTATCTGTTGCGGAAAG gGGCAGCGGAAAAGCCATACACTGTAGAGGAAGCTGTGTCATACAGTGAGCTGGATTATGTATCT GTGGGTTTGGACCAGCAGACAGTGACTCTGGTGTGCACCAACAGAAGAAGACAGTTCCTGCTGGATACTGCAGATTGCTCGCTCACTAT CTGGTTTCTCAGTGTGCTGAAATCAGCCATGATAAATGGCTACAGGGAGCCGCCTTACCCTGCTGTTCTGACTGATGCCACTATGGAGAAGCTGGCCCTCACTAAGTTTGTGTGTCAGGAGTCCCACTGTGAG GTATCCGAGGTCAGTATTCGTCTGTATTCCCTGGTTCACTGGGAGGACCCCATGGATGCGTCAGTGGTCTCTCCCACCTCTCCGTCAGGCTCAAGAATTTCAAACAGCACTAAGGAAGGTGCCCTTCTGTATCGAGCAGGAACTTCATACTTGGGGAAGGAGGTGTGGAAGAGCTGTTACCTTGTGCTCAG TAATGGTGTCCTCTACCAGTACGCTGAGAGAACTGATGTTACTCCATTGATGTCTATTACTAtggg ggGTGAGCACTGTGGAGGCTGCAGGCGCTCAAATAGCACAGAGAGGCAGCACGCGTTTCAGGTGATTATAACAGCGCGCCCCCCTCTGGAGCTGAGTGCTGAGAATGAGCAGGACATGGCAGATTGGATGCAGCTTATCTGTCAAGCTGTGTCGAAGGGG GTGATTCCACAGGGAGTAGCACCCACGCCTTGTATCCCATGCTGCCTTGTTCTCACCGACAAGAAACTCTTGACATGTCATCAGGATTGCCAGACCAGTTTTTTCCGTTCGCTTGGCGGCGCTGATGTCAGTGACGTCACAGCGGTTTGCCTTGAGGAGGATAAGGAATATTGTGTCCTT GAGTTTGCAGCTGACCGGGCTCATTTCCTCCCCCCTTGGGTCCTGTATTTTAGTGGTTGTGGGGAGAGGGATCGGCTCTTGGAGGAACTTGATACTGTGTGGACAAATGTTTTCCAG GTGTGTCTACCTCGTAAGCCTGTGTTGGACGTGTCTGTACAGAAGAAGTGCAGGGAGGCTCTAGAGCTGATGACGAGTGCCTGGCAGAGGAGTGACAGCTTACACAGAGGCAGGTCCCAGAGAGAGCCCTGGTGCTGA